One genomic segment of Amycolatopsis sp. Hca4 includes these proteins:
- a CDS encoding TetR/AcrR family transcriptional regulator — translation MSVRPLDPTRDARILDAVLELLAEAGYVSMTIDAVAARSGTSKATIYRRWRNKREITVAAMARYQRNRTSWSVDTGTFRGDLLAHTRRFAEVLNGFDGRLAIGLVQARASDPELIDELETRFSSGARLPEEVVERAVERGELPGPVDAGLFEEVVASVLFMRWLWRLPLDAAFLEHAVDRLALPVLTAGARPADSFQTGPDAS, via the coding sequence ATGAGCGTTCGCCCCTTGGATCCCACCCGGGACGCCCGGATCCTCGACGCCGTGCTGGAGCTGCTCGCCGAAGCCGGGTACGTGTCGATGACGATCGACGCCGTCGCCGCCCGGTCGGGCACGTCGAAGGCCACCATCTACCGGCGCTGGCGCAACAAGCGGGAGATCACCGTCGCCGCCATGGCGCGCTACCAGAGGAACCGGACGTCGTGGTCGGTCGACACCGGCACCTTCCGCGGCGACCTGCTCGCCCACACGCGGCGCTTCGCCGAAGTGCTCAACGGGTTCGACGGGCGGCTCGCGATCGGGCTGGTGCAGGCCCGCGCTTCCGACCCGGAGCTGATCGACGAGCTGGAAACCCGGTTCTCCAGCGGCGCCCGGCTCCCGGAGGAGGTGGTCGAGCGCGCCGTCGAACGCGGCGAACTGCCCGGCCCGGTGGACGCGGGACTGTTCGAGGAGGTCGTCGCGTCCGTGCTGTTCATGCGCTGGCTGTGGCGGCTCCCGCTGGACGCCGCTTTTCTCGAGCACGCCGTCGATCGCCTGGCCCTGCCGGTTCTCACGGCCGGCGCCCGACCTGCAGACAGCTTTCAAACAGGCCCGGATGCGT